Proteins encoded in a region of the Salipiger sp. CCB-MM3 genome:
- a CDS encoding sugar transferase: MHANQSRNAVVDFENLIDEALNSAPHHAAYRGVFKRVLDIALVLIMALPVLPFVLVFAALVARDGHAPFYLQRRVGRNGRVFRMWKLRTMVPNADCLLAAHLRANPLARVEWDRNQKLRNDPRITPIGRLLRKTSIDELPQLWNVLRGEMSLVGPRPMMVEQTPIYPGTAYYALRPGITGFWQTSVRNEASFSERAKFDTAYLAELSFVTDIKVLARTVKVVWTGTGC, from the coding sequence ATGCATGCCAACCAATCGCGAAACGCGGTTGTCGATTTCGAAAACCTGATCGACGAGGCGCTGAACAGCGCCCCGCATCATGCCGCCTATCGCGGCGTGTTCAAGCGCGTGCTCGACATCGCGCTGGTGCTGATCATGGCGCTGCCGGTGCTGCCCTTCGTGCTGGTCTTTGCCGCGCTCGTGGCACGTGACGGCCATGCGCCGTTTTACCTGCAACGCCGTGTCGGGCGGAACGGGCGCGTATTCCGTATGTGGAAGCTCCGCACCATGGTACCGAACGCCGATTGCCTGCTGGCGGCGCATCTGCGGGCGAACCCGCTGGCGCGCGTCGAGTGGGACCGCAATCAAAAGCTGCGCAACGATCCCCGCATCACCCCGATCGGGCGTCTGCTGCGCAAGACCTCGATCGACGAGCTGCCGCAGCTGTGGAACGTGCTGCGCGGCGAGATGTCGCTCGTCGGCCCGCGCCCGATGATGGTCGAGCAGACCCCGATCTACCCCGGCACCGCCTATTACGCGCTGCGCCCCGGCATCACCGGTTTCTGGCAAACCTCGGTGCGCAACGAGGCCAGCTTCTCGGAGCGGGCGAAATTCGACACCGCCTATCTGGCAGAGCTGTCCTTCGTCACCGACATCAAGGTGCTGGCGCGCACCGTCAAAGTGGTCTGGACCGGCACCGGCTGCTGA
- the nth gene encoding endonuclease III, producing the protein MAKQLDYHTIREIFTRFHASEPEPKGELDHVNAYTLVVAVALSAQATDAGVNRATHELFKIADTPEKMLALGEEALIEHIKTIGLYRNKAKNVIKLSKILVEDYGGEVPCSRAALESLPGVGRKTANVVLNMWWHYPAQAVDTHIFRFGNRSGVCPGKDVVAVERAIEDNIPVDFQQHAHHWMILHGRYTCVARKPKCGACLIRDLCQFEEKTL; encoded by the coding sequence ATGGCCAAGCAGCTCGATTATCACACGATCCGCGAGATCTTCACCCGCTTCCACGCCTCCGAACCGGAGCCGAAAGGGGAGCTCGACCACGTCAACGCCTACACGCTGGTGGTGGCGGTGGCGCTTTCGGCGCAGGCGACCGACGCGGGGGTGAACCGCGCGACGCATGAGCTGTTCAAGATCGCCGACACGCCCGAGAAGATGCTCGCGCTCGGCGAGGAGGCCCTGATCGAGCACATCAAGACCATCGGCCTTTACCGCAACAAGGCCAAGAACGTCATCAAGCTGTCGAAGATCCTCGTCGAGGACTACGGCGGCGAGGTGCCCTGTTCGCGCGCCGCGCTGGAAAGCCTGCCCGGCGTCGGGCGCAAGACCGCCAATGTGGTGCTGAACATGTGGTGGCATTATCCGGCGCAGGCGGTGGACACGCATATCTTCCGCTTCGGCAACCGCTCGGGGGTCTGCCCCGGCAAGGACGTCGTCGCCGTCGAGCGCGCCATCGAAGACAATATCCCGGTGGATTTCCAGCAGCATGCGCATCACTGGATGATCCTGCACGGGCGCTACACCTGCGTCGCGCGCAAGCCCAAATGCGGGGCCTGCCTGATCCGCGACCTCTGTCAATTCGAGGAAAAAACCCTATGA
- the lptC gene encoding LPS export ABC transporter periplasmic protein LptC — MAQRRDSYSSFIAWLKILLPLVALASLSTLFLLSRGSQTSQSIPYAEGSLPEREQVAAPQYSGTTPRGDSVTMTAESARPTAGNNGEVEADGFFATMDMADGSRLTLDANLATMSDGMQAALLQQGVRITSSTGYVITTDEMRAALDRIEAETLAPVSGEGPAGRFTAGRLKITSSGEEDDVQLLFTDGVKLIYDPKKE; from the coding sequence ATGGCACAGCGCCGAGATTCATATTCCAGCTTCATCGCTTGGCTGAAGATCCTGCTACCGCTGGTGGCGCTGGCCTCTCTCTCGACGCTGTTTTTGCTGTCGCGCGGCTCGCAGACCTCGCAGAGCATCCCCTACGCCGAGGGCAGCCTTCCCGAGCGGGAGCAGGTGGCGGCGCCGCAATATTCCGGCACCACGCCGCGCGGCGACTCGGTGACGATGACCGCCGAAAGCGCGCGGCCCACCGCGGGCAATAACGGCGAGGTCGAGGCCGACGGGTTCTTCGCCACGATGGATATGGCCGACGGCAGCAGGCTGACGCTGGATGCGAACCTCGCCACGATGAGCGACGGGATGCAGGCGGCACTGCTGCAACAGGGCGTGCGGATCACTAGTTCGACCGGCTATGTGATCACCACAGACGAGATGCGCGCGGCCCTCGATCGTATCGAGGCCGAGACCCTGGCACCGGTGAGCGGAGAAGGGCCTGCGGGGCGTTTCACCGCCGGTCGCCTGAAAATAACCTCTTCGGGCGAAGAGGATGACGTGCAACTGCTTTTCACGGATGGCGTGAAGCTGATATATGATCCGAAAAAAGAGTGA
- a CDS encoding ribonuclease D, translated as MANHLYQGDLPDGLDLGSVVAIDCETMGLNPHRDRLCVVQLSAGDGDAHLIQVARGQTEAPNLCRLLEDPQVLKLFHFGRFDIAAMYNAFGALAAPVYCTKIASRLVRTYTDRHGLRNIAQELLGVDISKQQQSSDWGAPELRQAQIDYAASDVLHLHRLREAFDVMLAREGRSELAQSCFEFLPARAKLDLLGWADTDIFAHS; from the coding sequence ATGGCGAACCATCTCTATCAGGGCGATCTTCCGGACGGGCTGGACCTTGGCTCTGTCGTGGCCATCGATTGCGAGACCATGGGGCTCAACCCGCATCGCGACCGGCTGTGTGTCGTGCAGCTTTCGGCAGGCGATGGCGACGCGCATCTGATTCAGGTCGCGCGGGGCCAGACCGAGGCCCCGAACCTCTGCCGCCTGCTCGAAGATCCGCAGGTGCTCAAGCTGTTCCACTTCGGGCGCTTTGACATTGCCGCCATGTATAATGCCTTTGGGGCGCTGGCGGCGCCGGTCTATTGCACCAAGATCGCGAGCCGCCTCGTGCGCACCTATACCGACCGCCACGGCCTGCGGAACATCGCGCAGGAACTGCTGGGCGTCGATATCTCGAAGCAGCAGCAATCCAGCGACTGGGGCGCGCCTGAGCTCAGACAGGCACAGATCGACTACGCCGCTTCCGACGTGCTGCATCTGCACCGGCTGCGCGAGGCGTTCGATGTCATGCTGGCGCGCGAGGGTCGCAGTGAGCTTGCGCAATCGTGCTTTGAATTCCTGCCCGCACGCGCCAAGCTTGATCTGCTCGGCTGGGCGGACACCGACATTTTTGCGCATTCGTGA
- the polA gene encoding DNA polymerase I has translation MTQFGKGCHLHLIDGSAFIFRAYHALPPLTRKSDGLPIGAVSGFCNMLQKYVEDSSGPDAPTHVAVIFDKGSHTFRNDLYDQYKANREAMPEDLRPQIPLTRDATIAFNIACKELEGYEADDIIATLSCQARDAGGRVTIISSDKDLMQLVGDGVEMLDAMKNRRIDRDGVVEKFGVGPERVVDVQALAGDSVDNVPGAPGIGIKTAALLINEYGSLEELLDRAEEIKQPKRRQTLVENRAQIELSKKLVQLDCETPLDFTLDDLEVQDPDPEKLLTFLAEMEFSTLTKRIANTLGAEAPVITEAKAPAADTPAAGDAPEMPPIDPAAYTWVKSAADLAPWIAQARQCGWVAVDTETTGLNEMTCDLVGVSLAIEPGQACYIPLAHRAAGGESDLFGSDDLAEGQMPMNEALDLLKPLLEDPAVMKIGQNMKYDAKVLSRYGIGVAPIDDTMLISYALHAGLHGHGMDTLSERYLGHTPIPIKDLLGSGKKMITFDRVPIEDAVKYAAEDADITLRLWKLLKPRLHLSRVTRVYEGTERPLVPVLAQMELAGVQVDRGTLSRMSTAFAQKMAGLEAELHELAGHPFNVNSPAQVGEILFAEMGLEGGKKTKTGAWSTPAEVLEDLATEHDFAARVLDYRQMQKLKSTYTDALQEHINAETGRVHTSYSIAGANTGRLASTEPNLQNIPVRSEEGRRIREAFVAPEGKVIVALDYSQIELRILAHMADIAALKQAFREGQDIHAMTASEMFGVPMEEMTPEIRRRAKAINFGVIYGISGFGLARNLRIPRGEAQAFIDRYFERFPGIKTYMDETIAFAKEHDRVETLFGRVIHTPEINAKGPRSGFARRAAINAPIQGTAADIIRRAMIRMPAAIEGQPAKMLLQVHDELIFEVEEGGVDTLIATAREVMEGAAEPVVKLDVPLVVDAGQGANWAEAH, from the coding sequence ATGACCCAGTTCGGCAAGGGCTGCCATCTGCATCTGATCGACGGTTCGGCCTTCATCTTCCGGGCCTACCACGCGCTGCCGCCGCTCACCCGCAAGTCCGACGGGCTGCCCATCGGCGCGGTCAGCGGCTTTTGCAACATGCTGCAGAAATACGTCGAGGACAGCTCCGGTCCCGATGCGCCGACCCATGTGGCGGTGATCTTCGACAAGGGCAGCCACACCTTCCGCAACGATCTTTATGATCAGTACAAGGCCAACCGCGAGGCGATGCCCGAGGATCTGCGCCCGCAGATCCCGCTCACCCGCGACGCCACCATCGCCTTCAACATCGCCTGCAAGGAGCTTGAGGGCTATGAGGCCGACGACATCATCGCCACGCTCTCATGTCAGGCGCGCGATGCGGGCGGGCGCGTGACCATCATCTCCTCGGACAAGGATCTGATGCAGTTGGTCGGTGACGGCGTCGAGATGCTGGACGCGATGAAGAACCGCCGCATCGACCGTGACGGGGTGGTCGAGAAATTCGGCGTCGGCCCCGAGCGCGTGGTCGACGTGCAGGCGCTGGCCGGGGATTCGGTCGACAACGTGCCGGGCGCGCCGGGCATCGGCATCAAGACCGCGGCGCTGCTGATCAACGAATATGGCTCGCTCGAAGAGCTTCTGGACCGCGCCGAGGAGATCAAGCAGCCCAAGCGCCGCCAGACGCTGGTCGAGAACCGCGCACAGATCGAACTGTCCAAAAAGCTGGTGCAGCTCGATTGCGAGACGCCGCTGGATTTCACCCTCGACGATCTCGAGGTGCAGGATCCCGATCCCGAGAAATTGCTGACCTTCCTCGCCGAGATGGAATTCAGCACGCTGACCAAGCGCATCGCCAACACCCTCGGGGCCGAGGCGCCGGTGATCACCGAGGCCAAGGCGCCCGCCGCCGACACGCCCGCCGCCGGTGACGCGCCCGAGATGCCGCCCATCGATCCTGCCGCCTACACATGGGTGAAAAGCGCCGCGGATCTTGCGCCGTGGATCGCGCAGGCCCGGCAGTGCGGCTGGGTCGCGGTGGACACCGAGACCACCGGCCTCAACGAGATGACTTGCGATCTGGTCGGCGTCTCGCTGGCCATCGAGCCGGGGCAGGCCTGCTACATTCCGCTGGCGCATCGCGCGGCAGGTGGCGAGAGCGACCTTTTCGGCTCGGACGATCTGGCAGAGGGGCAGATGCCGATGAACGAGGCGCTGGACCTGCTGAAACCGCTGCTCGAAGACCCGGCGGTGATGAAGATCGGCCAGAACATGAAATACGATGCCAAGGTGCTGTCGCGCTACGGCATCGGCGTCGCGCCGATCGACGACACCATGCTGATCTCTTACGCGCTGCACGCCGGTCTGCACGGCCACGGTATGGACACGCTGTCGGAACGCTACCTCGGCCACACGCCGATCCCGATCAAGGACCTCTTGGGCTCGGGCAAGAAGATGATCACCTTCGACCGGGTGCCGATCGAGGATGCGGTGAAATACGCCGCCGAGGACGCCGACATCACTCTGCGCCTGTGGAAGCTGCTGAAGCCGCGGCTGCACCTCTCCCGCGTCACCCGTGTTTATGAAGGCACTGAGCGCCCGCTGGTGCCGGTGCTGGCGCAGATGGAGCTGGCCGGTGTGCAGGTGGACCGCGGCACGCTCTCGCGCATGTCCACCGCCTTCGCGCAGAAGATGGCCGGGCTCGAGGCCGAGCTGCACGAACTGGCGGGGCACCCGTTCAACGTCAACTCCCCGGCGCAGGTGGGCGAGATCCTCTTTGCCGAGATGGGGCTCGAGGGCGGCAAGAAGACCAAGACCGGCGCATGGTCGACGCCTGCCGAGGTGCTGGAGGATCTGGCCACCGAGCATGACTTCGCCGCCCGCGTGCTGGACTACCGCCAGATGCAGAAGCTGAAGTCGACCTACACCGACGCGCTGCAGGAGCATATCAACGCCGAGACGGGCCGGGTGCACACCTCCTATTCCATCGCCGGGGCGAACACCGGGCGTCTCGCCTCGACCGAGCCGAACCTGCAGAACATCCCGGTGCGCTCGGAAGAGGGGCGGCGTATCCGCGAGGCTTTCGTCGCGCCCGAGGGCAAGGTGATCGTGGCGCTCGACTACAGCCAGATCGAGCTGCGCATCCTTGCGCATATGGCCGATATCGCCGCGCTCAAGCAGGCCTTCCGCGAGGGGCAGGACATTCACGCGATGACCGCGTCCGAGATGTTCGGCGTGCCGATGGAAGAGATGACGCCGGAGATCCGCCGCCGCGCCAAGGCGATCAACTTCGGGGTGATCTACGGCATTTCGGGCTTTGGCCTTGCGCGCAACCTGCGCATCCCGCGCGGCGAGGCGCAGGCCTTCATCGACCGCTATTTCGAGCGCTTCCCGGGCATCAAGACCTACATGGACGAAACCATTGCCTTCGCCAAGGAACACGACCGGGTCGAGACGCTGTTCGGACGGGTGATCCACACGCCCGAGATCAACGCCAAGGGCCCGCGCTCGGGCTTTGCGCGGCGCGCCGCGATCAACGCGCCGATCCAGGGCACGGCGGCGGACATCATCCGCCGCGCGATGATCCGCATGCCCGCCGCGATTGAGGGCCAGCCCGCCAAGATGCTGCTGCAGGTGCACGACGAACTGATCTTCGAGGTCGAGGAAGGCGGCGTCGACACGCTCATCGCCACCGCGCGCGAGGTCATGGAGGGCGCCGCCGAGCCGGTGGTGAAGCTCGACGTGCCGCTGGTGGTCGACGCCGGGCAGGGGGCGAACTGGGCCGAGGCGCATTAA
- a CDS encoding OmpA family protein, giving the protein MFRAKTTVLLTLAGAMALSACTDVNDPNRQAKNGVLIGALGGAVAGRAIGGNNSDATKNALAGAAAGAIAGGLIGNNLDKQEAALRQQLGNNVGITNTGDRLIVTMPQDILFATDSASLRPDLQGDIATVGRSLMEYPNTTVQVIGHTDSDGAAAYNQSLSQRRASAVASLLMQQGVPSYRVQSIGRGEDQPIASNLTPEGKQQNRRVEIVILPSA; this is encoded by the coding sequence ATGTTCCGGGCTAAGACAACCGTTCTTCTCACTCTCGCCGGCGCCATGGCGCTGAGCGCCTGTACCGACGTGAACGATCCGAACCGCCAAGCCAAGAACGGCGTGCTGATCGGCGCCCTTGGCGGCGCTGTCGCGGGCCGCGCCATCGGCGGCAACAACTCCGACGCCACCAAAAACGCGCTTGCGGGGGCTGCTGCAGGTGCGATCGCGGGCGGCCTGATCGGCAACAACCTCGACAAGCAGGAAGCGGCGCTGCGCCAGCAGCTGGGCAACAACGTCGGCATCACCAACACCGGTGACCGCCTGATCGTGACCATGCCGCAGGACATCCTGTTTGCCACCGACAGCGCGTCGCTGCGTCCCGACCTGCAGGGCGATATCGCCACCGTCGGGCGCAGCCTGATGGAATATCCGAACACCACCGTTCAGGTGATCGGCCACACCGACAGCGACGGCGCGGCTGCCTACAACCAGTCGCTCTCGCAGCGTCGCGCGTCGGCTGTGGCCTCGCTGCTGATGCAGCAGGGCGTGCCCTCCTACCGCGTACAGTCGATCGGTCGCGGCGAAGACCAGCCGATCGCGTCGAACCTGACGCCGGAAGGCAAGCAGCAGAACCGCCGCGTCGAGATCGTCATCCTGCCGAGCGCCTGA
- a CDS encoding adenosine kinase: MKKYQVVGIGNAIVDVLTRADDSFLEHMGITKGIMQLVERERAELLYGAMEGRVQAPGGSVANTLAGLGNLGLRTAFIGRVHDDALGRFYAEAMEKDGTAFVNPPVPGGELPTSRSMIFVSPDGERSMNTYLGISAELGPDDVDEAVAAEAEIVFLEGYLFDKDKGKEAFIRLARACRAAGGKAGIAISDPFCVERHREDFLQLIEHEMDYVIGNEAEIRSLYQDDSLEADLARVAAICPLVICTRSGDGVTIMRDGERTDVPVTKIVPVDATGAGDQFAAGFLYGLATGADMATAGRMGTVAATEVISHMGPRPEASLPELFREAGLL, from the coding sequence ATGAAGAAGTATCAGGTTGTCGGCATCGGCAACGCCATCGTCGACGTGCTGACCCGTGCCGATGACTCGTTCCTCGAGCATATGGGCATCACCAAGGGCATCATGCAGCTGGTCGAGCGCGAGCGCGCCGAGTTGCTTTATGGCGCCATGGAGGGCCGGGTGCAGGCGCCGGGCGGCTCGGTGGCCAATACGCTTGCGGGCCTTGGCAACCTCGGGCTGCGCACCGCCTTCATCGGGCGGGTGCATGACGACGCGCTGGGGCGTTTCTATGCCGAGGCGATGGAGAAGGACGGCACCGCCTTCGTCAACCCGCCGGTGCCGGGCGGTGAGCTGCCGACCTCGCGCTCGATGATCTTCGTGTCTCCGGACGGCGAGCGCTCGATGAACACCTACCTCGGCATCTCGGCCGAGCTGGGCCCGGACGATGTGGACGAAGCGGTGGCCGCCGAGGCCGAGATCGTCTTTCTCGAGGGCTATCTCTTCGACAAGGACAAGGGCAAGGAGGCCTTCATCCGCCTCGCCCGCGCCTGCCGCGCCGCGGGCGGCAAGGCCGGGATCGCCATTTCCGATCCGTTCTGCGTCGAGCGTCACCGCGAGGACTTCCTGCAGCTGATCGAGCACGAGATGGACTATGTGATCGGCAATGAGGCCGAGATCCGCTCGCTCTATCAGGACGACTCGCTGGAGGCCGATCTGGCCCGTGTCGCGGCGATCTGCCCGCTGGTGATCTGCACCCGCTCGGGCGATGGGGTGACGATCATGCGCGATGGCGAGCGGACCGATGTTCCGGTGACCAAGATCGTCCCCGTGGACGCCACCGGCGCGGGCGACCAGTTCGCCGCCGGGTTCCTTTATGGGCTCGCCACCGGCGCCGACATGGCGACCGCGGGCCGCATGGGCACCGTGGCGGCGACCGAGGTGATCAGCCACATGGGCCCGCGCCCCGAGGCCAGCCTTCCCGAGCTCTTCCGCGAGGCCGGGCTGCTCTGA
- the lptA gene encoding lipopolysaccharide transport periplasmic protein LptA, whose translation MVHIAALMIALLALVSPVSAQGTSVAFGGMQQDTSAPVEVTADQLEVNQKDGTALYTGNVVIGQGEMRLAAPRVLVVYAEGESGAGRIQRMEATGGVTLVSGEEAAEAERADYDIDAGTVVMTGNVLLTQGGNALTSERMVVNLEAGTAQMAGRVQTVINQDSSGQGQN comes from the coding sequence ATGGTTCACATTGCCGCCTTGATGATTGCGCTGCTCGCGCTGGTCAGCCCCGTGTCTGCCCAGGGCACCAGCGTGGCTTTCGGCGGGATGCAGCAGGACACCAGCGCGCCGGTCGAGGTGACCGCTGATCAGCTGGAGGTGAACCAGAAGGACGGCACGGCGCTCTATACCGGCAATGTGGTGATCGGGCAGGGCGAGATGCGCCTCGCGGCGCCGCGGGTTCTGGTGGTCTACGCCGAAGGCGAAAGCGGCGCGGGCCGTATCCAGCGCATGGAGGCCACCGGCGGCGTGACGCTGGTCAGCGGCGAGGAAGCCGCCGAGGCAGAGCGCGCGGATTACGACATCGACGCAGGCACTGTGGTGATGACCGGCAATGTGCTGCTGACCCAAGGCGGCAACGCGCTCACCTCCGAGCGGATGGTGGTCAACCTCGAGGCTGGCACGGCGCAGATGGCCGGGAGGGTGCAGACGGTGATCAATCAAGACAGCAGCGGGCAAGGTCAGAACTGA
- a CDS encoding methylated-DNA--[protein]-cysteine S-methyltransferase codes for MGELAQQGYHFNVMRRAIELIDAGGPQITLETLAAQMDMSPAHFQRLFSRWAGVSPKRFQQYLALGHAKALLSDRFSTLETAHAAGLSGGGRLHDLFLRWEAMSPGDFAKGGQGLVIFWGWFESPFGPALVMGTEKGICGMGFAAEAGEEETFQDLLSRWPNAEFIEDPMFLRPWVLAAFGVQQQGELPIYLIGAPFQIKVWEALMRIPSGHVTSYSEIAEAIGSPRAVRAVGTAVGRNPVSLLIPCHRALRKSGGLGGYHWGLPVKRAILAWEAARLEAQEAGAPKAGAQELGARA; via the coding sequence ATGGGCGAGCTTGCACAGCAGGGATACCATTTCAACGTCATGCGCCGCGCGATCGAGCTGATTGACGCGGGCGGCCCGCAGATAACGCTCGAGACGCTGGCGGCGCAGATGGACATGAGCCCGGCGCATTTCCAGCGGCTGTTCTCCCGCTGGGCCGGGGTCTCGCCGAAGCGCTTCCAGCAGTATCTCGCGCTCGGCCACGCCAAGGCGCTGCTCTCGGACCGGTTCTCGACGCTGGAGACGGCGCATGCGGCGGGGCTCTCGGGCGGCGGGCGGCTGCATGACCTCTTCCTTCGCTGGGAGGCGATGAGCCCCGGCGATTTTGCCAAGGGCGGGCAGGGGCTGGTGATCTTCTGGGGCTGGTTCGAAAGCCCCTTCGGCCCGGCGCTGGTCATGGGCACCGAGAAGGGCATCTGCGGCATGGGCTTTGCCGCCGAAGCGGGCGAGGAGGAGACCTTTCAGGACCTGCTCTCGCGCTGGCCCAATGCCGAGTTCATCGAAGATCCGATGTTCCTGCGCCCTTGGGTGCTGGCCGCCTTCGGGGTGCAGCAGCAGGGCGAGCTGCCGATCTACCTCATTGGCGCGCCGTTCCAGATCAAGGTCTGGGAGGCGTTGATGCGCATCCCCTCTGGGCATGTCACCAGCTATTCCGAGATCGCCGAGGCGATCGGCAGCCCGCGTGCGGTGCGCGCGGTGGGCACCGCGGTGGGGCGCAATCCGGTCTCGCTGCTGATCCCCTGCCACCGGGCGCTGCGCAAATCGGGCGGGCTCGGCGGCTACCACTGGGGTCTGCCGGTCAAGCGCGCGATCCTCGCATGGGAAGCGGCGCGGCTGGAGGCGCAGGAGGCCGGAGCGCCAAAAGCCGGGGCGCAGGAGCTTGGCGCGCGGGCCTGA